In Mycolicibacterium alvei, a single window of DNA contains:
- a CDS encoding class I SAM-dependent methyltransferase, with protein MTTFKEHSTHAGDRKLNLAEILEIFASGSQPLKFTAYDGSASGPVDATLGLDLKTPRGTTYLATAPGDLGLARAYVSGDLDMYGVHPGDPYPLLCALAEKMAFKRPSARVLANIVRSIGIEHLKPIAPPPQEALPRWRRVVEGLRHSKTRDADAIHHHYDVSNTFYEWVLGPSMTYTCACYPDTDASLEEAQDNKYRLVFEKLRLQPGDRLLDVGCGWGGMVRYAARHGVNALGVTLSREQARWAQQAIVSEGLEDLAEVRHGDYRDIAETGFDAVSSIGLTEHIGVHNYPSYFGFLQSKMRPGALLLNHCITRHDNRSGAAAGGFIDRYVFPDGELTGSGRIITEVQDVGLEVMHEENLRHHYAMTLRDWCANLVEHWDAAVAEVGLPTAKVWGLYMAGSRLGFETNIVQLHQVLAVKLDESGNDGGLPLRPWWTA; from the coding sequence ATGACCACCTTCAAGGAACACTCGACGCACGCAGGCGATCGCAAACTCAACCTCGCCGAGATCCTGGAGATCTTCGCGTCAGGGTCCCAACCCCTGAAATTCACCGCGTACGACGGCAGCGCCTCCGGCCCGGTCGATGCCACCCTCGGACTGGACCTCAAGACCCCGCGCGGCACCACGTATCTGGCGACTGCCCCAGGTGATCTGGGCCTGGCCCGCGCATATGTGTCCGGCGACCTCGACATGTACGGGGTACATCCGGGCGACCCGTATCCGCTGCTGTGCGCGCTGGCCGAGAAGATGGCGTTCAAGCGTCCGTCCGCCCGGGTGCTGGCCAACATCGTCCGCTCCATCGGCATCGAGCACCTCAAACCCATCGCACCACCGCCCCAGGAAGCCCTGCCGCGATGGCGGCGAGTGGTGGAAGGCCTGCGGCACAGCAAGACCCGTGATGCCGACGCGATCCACCATCACTACGACGTGTCGAACACCTTCTACGAATGGGTGCTCGGGCCGTCGATGACCTACACCTGCGCGTGCTACCCGGACACCGACGCCAGCCTGGAAGAGGCACAGGACAACAAGTACCGACTGGTGTTCGAGAAGCTGCGGCTACAGCCGGGCGACCGGTTGCTCGACGTCGGCTGCGGGTGGGGCGGCATGGTGCGTTACGCGGCACGCCACGGCGTCAACGCGCTCGGGGTGACGCTGTCGCGGGAGCAGGCCCGCTGGGCACAACAGGCCATCGTCAGCGAAGGGCTCGAAGACCTGGCCGAGGTGCGGCACGGCGACTACCGCGACATCGCCGAGACCGGTTTCGACGCGGTGTCCTCGATCGGCCTGACCGAGCACATCGGAGTGCACAACTACCCGTCGTACTTCGGTTTCCTGCAGTCGAAGATGCGCCCCGGCGCGCTGTTGCTCAACCACTGCATCACCCGTCACGACAACCGCAGCGGAGCGGCCGCCGGGGGGTTCATCGACCGCTACGTGTTCCCGGACGGGGAGCTGACCGGCTCCGGGCGCATCATCACCGAAGTGCAGGACGTCGGTCTTGAGGTCATGCACGAGGAGAACCTGCGCCACCATTACGCCATGACGCTGCGCGACTGGTGCGCCAACCTCGTCGAGCACTGGGACGCCGCCGTCGCCGAGGTCGGGCTGCCCACCGCAAAGGTGTGGGGCCTGTACATGGCCGGGTCCCGGCTCGGCTTCGAGACGAATATCGTTCAGCTACACCAGGTTCTGGCCGTCAAACTCGACGAGAGCGGCAATGACGGCGGTCTGCCGCTGCGGCCGTGGTGGACGGCCTAG
- a CDS encoding FAD-binding oxidoreductase has translation MSVATTDAQAVHALGVQRLLDSYRAMPPNSTVRLAKPTSNLFRVRDRSGVSGLDVTGLTNVIAVDVQARTADVAGMCTYEDLVAATLPHGLAPLVVPQLKTITLGGAVTGLGIESTSFRNGLPHESVLEMDILTGAGEIVTASPDQHGDLFRTFPNSYGTLGYSTRLRIELEPVTPFVSLRHLRFHSLAELVSAMDRIIETGGLDGEPVDYLDGVVFSADESYLCVGFKTTTPGPVSDYTGQNIYYRSIQHAHGEKHDRLTIHDYLWRWDTDWFWCSRAFGAQNPTIRRLWPRKLRRSSFYWKLIGYDQRFGIADRIEKRHGRPPRERVVQDIEVPIENCERFLSWFLENVPIEPIWLCPLRLREESRWPLYPLRPHHTYVNVGFWSSVPVGPVEAHTNKLIEAKVSELDGHKSLYSDSYYSREDFDNLYGGEAYQTLKKSYDPDSRLFDLYSKAVLRR, from the coding sequence GTGTCCGTTGCTACGACTGACGCACAAGCTGTCCATGCCCTGGGTGTGCAGCGCCTCCTGGACAGTTACCGTGCCATGCCGCCCAATTCGACGGTGCGGCTTGCCAAGCCCACGTCGAACCTGTTTCGCGTGCGCGATCGCAGTGGCGTCAGCGGTTTGGACGTAACGGGTCTGACCAATGTGATTGCGGTCGACGTCCAAGCCCGCACGGCCGACGTGGCCGGCATGTGCACCTACGAGGACTTGGTGGCGGCGACGCTGCCGCACGGTCTGGCCCCACTGGTGGTGCCGCAACTCAAGACCATCACGCTGGGTGGTGCGGTCACCGGGCTCGGTATCGAGTCGACGTCGTTCCGCAACGGTCTGCCGCACGAATCGGTGCTGGAGATGGACATCCTCACCGGGGCAGGCGAAATCGTCACCGCATCGCCGGACCAGCATGGCGACTTGTTTCGAACATTTCCCAATTCTTATGGCACGCTGGGGTATTCGACCCGACTTCGGATCGAACTCGAGCCGGTCACACCATTTGTCAGCCTGCGCCACCTGCGCTTTCACTCACTGGCCGAGCTCGTCTCGGCGATGGACCGGATCATCGAGACCGGCGGACTCGACGGCGAGCCGGTCGATTACCTCGACGGCGTCGTGTTCAGCGCCGACGAAAGCTACCTGTGTGTCGGCTTCAAGACGACGACACCGGGCCCGGTCAGCGACTACACCGGCCAGAACATCTACTACCGCTCGATCCAGCATGCGCACGGTGAAAAGCACGACCGGCTGACGATTCACGACTACCTGTGGCGATGGGACACCGACTGGTTCTGGTGTTCACGGGCATTCGGCGCGCAGAACCCGACGATCCGGCGGCTCTGGCCCCGCAAGCTGCGCCGCAGCAGCTTCTACTGGAAGCTCATCGGCTACGACCAGCGGTTCGGCATCGCCGACCGGATCGAGAAACGGCACGGCCGCCCGCCCCGCGAGCGGGTGGTGCAGGACATCGAGGTGCCCATAGAAAACTGTGAACGGTTCCTCTCGTGGTTCCTGGAGAACGTGCCGATCGAACCGATCTGGCTGTGCCCCCTGCGCTTACGCGAGGAATCCCGCTGGCCGCTCTATCCACTGCGGCCCCATCACACGTACGTCAACGTCGGATTCTGGTCCTCGGTTCCGGTCGGCCCGGTCGAAGCACACACCAACAAGCTGATCGAGGCCAAGGTCAGCGAACTCGACGGACACAAGTCCCTGTATTCGGATTCCTATTATTCGCGTGAGGATTTCGACAACCTCTACGGTGGCGAGGCCTACCAGACCCTCAAGAAGTCCTACGATCCCGATTCGCGACTGTTTGACCTGTACTCGAAAGCCGTGCTGCGCCGATGA
- a CDS encoding SRPBCC family protein encodes MGQVSAVSTVLINAEPAAVFAAIADYQTVRPKILSSHYRDYQVLEGGQGAGTVASWKLQATESRVRDIKASVDAAGHTVIEKDANSSLVTNWTVAPAGNGSSVNLKTSWTGAGGVKGFFEKTFAPLGLRKIQDEVLANLKREVES; translated from the coding sequence ATGGGACAGGTCAGTGCGGTCAGCACGGTTCTGATCAACGCCGAGCCGGCCGCTGTGTTCGCCGCCATCGCGGACTACCAGACCGTGCGCCCGAAGATCCTTTCCTCGCACTACCGCGATTACCAGGTGCTCGAGGGTGGTCAGGGTGCAGGCACCGTGGCGAGTTGGAAGCTGCAGGCCACCGAGTCGCGGGTGCGTGACATCAAGGCCTCGGTGGATGCGGCCGGTCACACGGTGATCGAGAAGGACGCCAACTCCAGCCTGGTGACCAACTGGACCGTCGCCCCCGCGGGCAACGGATCGTCGGTCAACCTCAAGACCAGCTGGACCGGTGCCGGCGGCGTCAAGGGGTTCTTCGAGAAGACGTTCGCACCGCTGGGGCTGCGCAAGATCCAGGACGAGGTGCTGGCGAACCTGAAGAGAGAAGTCGAAAGCTAG
- a CDS encoding Rv3717 family N-acetylmuramoyl-L-alanine amidase: protein MAPVRVPACVRVGTVKATRAISCVLLAATATAVVDTPHATAAPSNVAGKIVFLDPGHNGANDGSISRQVPTGRGGTKDCQASGTSTEDGYPEHTFTWDTTLRVRAILNQLGVRTAMSRGNDNALGPCVDERASMANALRPNAIVSIHADGGPANGRGFHVLYSSPPLNNAQAGPSVQFAKTMRDQLSASGIPPATYIGSGGLDARSDIAGLNLAQFPSILVECGNMKNPVDSSLMKTPEGQQKYAEAIARGVVAFLGTQAATPAG, encoded by the coding sequence GTGGCGCCCGTGCGAGTCCCAGCCTGCGTGCGTGTCGGCACCGTCAAAGCGACCAGGGCGATCAGCTGCGTCCTTCTTGCCGCGACCGCGACCGCGGTCGTCGACACACCTCACGCCACCGCCGCCCCATCGAACGTCGCCGGGAAGATCGTCTTCCTCGATCCCGGCCACAACGGCGCCAACGACGGATCGATCAGCCGCCAGGTGCCGACGGGCCGCGGCGGCACCAAGGACTGCCAGGCCAGCGGCACCTCCACCGAGGACGGGTACCCCGAACACACCTTCACCTGGGACACGACCCTGCGGGTGCGCGCCATCCTGAACCAGCTGGGGGTGCGCACCGCGATGTCGCGCGGCAACGACAACGCGCTGGGACCGTGCGTCGACGAACGCGCATCGATGGCCAACGCACTGCGCCCCAACGCCATCGTGTCCATCCACGCCGACGGCGGCCCGGCCAACGGTCGCGGCTTCCACGTGCTCTACTCGTCGCCGCCACTGAACAATGCGCAGGCCGGACCGTCAGTGCAGTTCGCCAAGACCATGCGCGATCAACTGTCCGCGTCGGGTATCCCGCCCGCCACCTACATCGGTTCGGGCGGCCTGGACGCCCGCTCGGACATCGCCGGGCTCAACCTGGCGCAGTTCCCGTCGATCCTCGTCGAGTGCGGCAACATGAAGAACCCGGTCGACTCCAGCCTGATGAAGACCCCGGAGGGTCAGCAGAAGTACGCCGAGGCCATCGCTCGGGGCGTCGTGGCCTTCCTGGGCACCCAGGCCGCGACCCCGGCGGGCTAG
- a CDS encoding YbaB/EbfC family nucleoid-associated protein, translating into MQPGGTPDMSALLAQAQQVQQQLMEAQEALANSEVHGQAGGGLVQVTVKGSGEVIAVAIDPKVIDPSDPETLQDLIVGALADASNQVNTLAQSRLGPLAGGLGGFGLPGQ; encoded by the coding sequence ATGCAACCCGGAGGCACACCCGACATGTCGGCGCTGCTGGCGCAGGCGCAGCAGGTACAGCAGCAGCTCATGGAGGCGCAGGAGGCGCTCGCCAATTCCGAGGTGCACGGCCAGGCCGGTGGCGGACTGGTGCAGGTCACGGTCAAGGGCAGCGGTGAGGTGATCGCGGTGGCCATCGATCCCAAGGTGATCGATCCGTCCGACCCCGAGACCCTGCAGGACCTCATCGTCGGCGCCCTCGCCGATGCCTCCAATCAGGTGAACACCCTGGCCCAGAGTCGGCTGGGTCCGCTGGCCGGCGGTCTGGGTGGGTTCGGACTTCCGGGGCAGTGA
- the recR gene encoding recombination mediator RecR has protein sequence MFEGPVQDLIDELGKLPGIGPKSAQRIAFHLLSVEPPDIDRLTAVLGRVRDGVTFCAVCGNVSDEERCRICKDSRRDASLICVVEEPKDVQAVERTREFRGRYHVLGGALDPLSGIGPDQLRIRELLNRIGERVDGVDVAEVIIATDPNTEGEATATYLVRMLRDIPGLSVTRIASGLPMGGDLEFADELTLSRALAGRRALT, from the coding sequence GTGTTTGAAGGCCCGGTCCAGGATCTGATCGACGAACTCGGCAAGCTGCCGGGGATCGGGCCCAAGAGCGCGCAGCGGATCGCCTTTCACCTGCTGAGCGTCGAACCGCCCGACATCGACCGGCTGACCGCGGTGTTGGGCCGCGTCCGTGACGGCGTCACCTTCTGCGCGGTGTGCGGCAACGTCTCCGATGAGGAACGATGCCGAATCTGCAAGGATTCGCGCCGCGATGCCTCGCTGATCTGCGTCGTCGAGGAACCCAAGGATGTGCAGGCTGTCGAGCGCACCCGTGAGTTCCGCGGCCGCTATCACGTCCTGGGTGGGGCACTGGATCCGTTGTCAGGTATCGGGCCCGATCAGTTGCGCATCCGGGAGCTGCTCAACCGGATCGGTGAACGGGTCGACGGCGTCGACGTGGCCGAGGTGATCATCGCCACCGACCCGAACACCGAGGGTGAGGCCACCGCGACCTATCTGGTCCGGATGCTGCGCGACATCCCCGGCCTGAGTGTCACCCGCATCGCCTCGGGCCTGCCGATGGGTGGTGACCTGGAGTTCGCCGACGAGCTCACCCTGAGCCGGGCATTGGCCGGCCGCCGCGCTCTCACCTAA
- a CDS encoding MBL fold metallo-hydrolase: MPDLLQMSASLYRLRIPGERAHLLNSYLWTESDGVTLIDTGWPDSAGLITDALTTLGMRRIHVKRIVLTHFHEDHCGSAAEIAAWSDVEVIAGAGDAGYVRGEPGPLPVLTDSERTLRPDIDEPPNGPACRVDRVVSDGDVLEFAGGARVIEIPGHTPGSIALYLPDADAVLTGDAIAEFNGRLILGVFNTDRAAASRAVGILAATGAQRAGFGHGEPILVDAAARIAKAVDAFA; the protein is encoded by the coding sequence ATGCCTGACCTACTCCAGATGTCGGCCTCGCTCTATCGATTGCGCATCCCCGGTGAACGCGCACACCTGCTCAACAGCTACCTGTGGACCGAGTCCGACGGGGTCACGTTGATCGACACCGGTTGGCCGGACAGCGCCGGGTTGATTACCGACGCGCTCACCACGCTGGGTATGCGGCGCATCCACGTCAAGCGCATCGTGCTCACCCACTTCCACGAGGACCATTGCGGCTCGGCCGCAGAGATCGCCGCATGGTCTGACGTGGAGGTCATCGCCGGTGCGGGCGACGCCGGGTACGTGCGCGGCGAGCCGGGTCCGCTGCCGGTGTTGACCGACTCGGAGCGGACACTTCGCCCAGATATCGACGAACCTCCGAACGGTCCGGCCTGCCGGGTGGATCGGGTGGTGAGCGACGGTGACGTACTCGAATTCGCCGGCGGTGCCCGGGTGATCGAGATTCCTGGCCACACCCCGGGCAGCATCGCGCTGTACCTGCCGGATGCCGACGCCGTGCTTACGGGTGATGCGATCGCCGAGTTCAACGGCCGGCTGATCCTCGGGGTGTTCAACACCGACCGGGCGGCAGCCTCCCGTGCGGTGGGGATTCTCGCCGCCACCGGGGCGCAGCGTGCCGGATTCGGCCATGGGGAGCCGATTCTCGTCGATGCCGCTGCACGGATCGCCAAGGCGGTCGACGCTTTCGCATAA
- a CDS encoding type 1 glutamine amidotransferase, whose product MSAVQIGLVLPDVMGTYGDSGNAVVLRQRLRLRGIDAEIVEITLDDAVPDSLDLYTLGGAEDYAQRLATKHLTRYPGLQQAVSRGAPVLAICAAIQVLGHWYETSAGERVEGVGLLDVTTSPQETRTIGEVASKPLLDGLSQPLTGFENHRGGTVLGPDARPLAAVTKGAGNRLGDGFDGAVQGSVIATYLHGPCLARNPELADHLLSQVVGELPPLQLPEVDLLRRERLAAPRRA is encoded by the coding sequence ATGAGTGCTGTGCAGATCGGGCTGGTCCTGCCCGACGTGATGGGCACCTACGGCGACAGCGGCAATGCGGTGGTACTGCGGCAACGGTTGCGGCTGCGCGGCATCGACGCCGAGATCGTGGAGATCACGCTGGATGACGCCGTACCCGACTCCCTGGATCTGTACACCCTCGGCGGCGCCGAGGACTATGCGCAGCGGCTGGCCACCAAACACCTGACCCGGTATCCCGGTCTGCAACAGGCGGTTTCGCGAGGCGCCCCGGTGCTTGCCATCTGCGCGGCCATCCAGGTGCTCGGACACTGGTACGAGACCTCCGCCGGTGAACGGGTCGAGGGCGTCGGACTGCTCGACGTCACCACCTCACCGCAGGAGACCCGGACCATCGGCGAGGTAGCCTCGAAGCCACTCCTGGATGGACTTTCGCAGCCGTTGACCGGATTCGAAAACCACCGTGGCGGAACGGTTCTGGGCCCCGATGCCCGGCCGCTGGCCGCAGTCACCAAGGGTGCGGGAAACCGGTTGGGCGATGGATTCGACGGGGCCGTGCAGGGCAGCGTGATAGCCACCTATCTCCATGGGCCATGCCTGGCGCGCAATCCGGAGCTGGCCGATCACCTGCTTTCGCAAGTCGTCGGTGAACTGCCGCCTCTTCAGCTGCCCGAGGTCGATCTGCTGCGCCGCGAACGCCTGGCCGCCCCGCGCCGGGCGTAG
- a CDS encoding Mur ligase family protein, translating into MLTIRGRAALAAGATARWASRVTGRGAGAMIGGLVAMTLDRSILEQLGQGRRSIVVTGTNGKSTTTRMAAAALATLGPVASNSEGANMDAGLVAALAAARDAELAALEVDEMHVPHVSDAVEPSVIVLLNLSRDQLDRVGEINHIERTLRGGLARHRDAVIVANCDDVLMTSAAYDSPNVVWVAAGGSWSGDSVSCPRSGEIIVRDGRDWRSTGTDFKRPSPQWWFDDTHIYGPDGLVLPMTLALPGAVNRGNATQAVAAAVALGADPAAAVAAVSTVDEVAGRYRIVQIGAHTARILLAKNPAGWQEALSMVDKHGAGVVISVNGQVPDGEDLSWLWDVRFEHFDDTVVVAAGERGTDLAVRLGYAGVEHSLVHDTVAAIGSCPPGHVEVIANYTAFLQLNRRIS; encoded by the coding sequence ATGCTGACCATCCGAGGGCGCGCCGCACTGGCCGCGGGAGCAACCGCACGCTGGGCGTCGCGCGTTACCGGCCGCGGCGCGGGCGCGATGATCGGCGGACTGGTCGCTATGACGCTGGACCGCTCGATCCTTGAACAGCTGGGACAGGGACGCCGCAGCATCGTCGTGACCGGTACGAACGGCAAATCGACCACCACCCGGATGGCCGCGGCCGCGCTGGCCACGCTTGGTCCCGTGGCCAGCAACTCCGAGGGCGCCAACATGGACGCCGGCCTGGTCGCGGCACTGGCCGCGGCGCGCGACGCCGAGCTGGCGGCCCTGGAAGTCGACGAGATGCACGTCCCGCACGTGTCGGACGCCGTGGAACCGTCGGTGATCGTCCTGCTGAACCTGTCCCGCGATCAGCTCGACCGGGTCGGTGAGATCAACCACATCGAACGCACCCTGCGCGGCGGGCTGGCGCGCCACCGCGACGCGGTGATCGTGGCCAACTGCGACGACGTGCTGATGACCTCGGCCGCCTATGACAGCCCCAACGTGGTGTGGGTGGCCGCCGGCGGCAGCTGGTCGGGTGACTCGGTGAGCTGCCCGCGGTCCGGCGAGATCATCGTGCGCGACGGGCGGGACTGGCGCTCCACGGGCACCGACTTCAAGCGGCCCAGCCCGCAGTGGTGGTTCGACGACACCCACATCTACGGTCCGGACGGTCTCGTCCTACCGATGACACTGGCCCTGCCCGGCGCCGTCAACCGCGGCAACGCCACCCAGGCCGTCGCCGCCGCGGTGGCACTCGGCGCGGATCCGGCTGCCGCAGTCGCGGCGGTATCGACCGTCGACGAAGTGGCCGGTCGATACCGCATCGTGCAGATCGGCGCGCACACCGCCCGGATCCTGCTCGCCAAGAACCCGGCCGGCTGGCAGGAAGCGCTGTCCATGGTGGACAAGCACGGAGCCGGCGTCGTCATCTCCGTCAACGGGCAGGTGCCCGACGGCGAGGACCTGTCGTGGTTGTGGGATGTCCGGTTCGAACATTTTGATGACACGGTCGTGGTCGCTGCCGGTGAGCGCGGCACCGACCTGGCGGTGCGGCTCGGGTACGCCGGCGTCGAACACTCGCTGGTGCACGACACCGTCGCCGCGATCGGCTCCTGCCCACCAGGGCACGTCGAGGTGATCGCCAACTACACCGCGTTCCTGCAACTGAATCGGCGGATCTCATGA
- a CDS encoding DEDDh family exonuclease: MSSAWGRPAEEPGAGWAVVDVETTGFRPGQARIVSVAALAVGDDGNVERSVASLLNPGVDPGPTHVHGLTTEMLEGQPTFGDVVDELSDVLSGRTLVAHNVGFDYSFLTAEAELVGAELPIDSVMCTVELARRLALGTENLRLETLAAHWGVSQMKPHDALDDALVLAQILKPTLARARDRKVWLPLREVSRRRWPNGHITHEELRPLKVLASRLPCEYANPGVYVPGRPLVQGMRVALSAEVVRTHEELVERILHAGLSYTDLVDQQTSLVICNEPTPDQGKGYQAAELGVPLLDDETFMGLLTHVVGGADIEEFCDTPAESDQYTLF, from the coding sequence ATGAGCAGCGCGTGGGGCAGGCCGGCGGAGGAGCCGGGAGCGGGCTGGGCGGTCGTCGACGTGGAGACCACCGGCTTCCGGCCGGGTCAGGCGCGCATCGTCAGCGTCGCCGCACTGGCGGTCGGGGACGACGGCAATGTCGAGCGCAGCGTCGCCTCCCTGTTGAACCCGGGCGTGGATCCCGGGCCGACGCATGTGCACGGGCTGACCACCGAGATGCTGGAAGGCCAGCCGACCTTCGGTGACGTCGTCGACGAGCTGAGCGATGTGCTGAGCGGACGCACTCTGGTGGCCCACAACGTCGGTTTCGACTACAGCTTCCTGACGGCCGAGGCCGAGCTGGTCGGAGCTGAGCTGCCCATCGACAGCGTGATGTGCACGGTGGAACTGGCCCGTCGGCTGGCGCTGGGCACCGAGAACCTGCGCCTGGAGACGTTGGCGGCGCACTGGGGTGTGAGTCAGATGAAGCCCCACGATGCGCTTGACGACGCGCTGGTCCTGGCGCAGATCCTGAAACCCACCCTGGCCAGGGCCCGCGACCGCAAGGTGTGGCTGCCGCTGCGGGAGGTGAGTCGCCGGAGGTGGCCCAACGGCCACATCACCCACGAAGAGCTGCGGCCGTTGAAAGTGCTGGCGTCGCGGCTGCCGTGTGAGTACGCCAACCCGGGCGTCTACGTGCCAGGGCGGCCGCTCGTGCAGGGTATGCGGGTGGCGCTGTCGGCGGAGGTGGTGCGCACCCACGAAGAGCTGGTGGAGCGCATCCTGCACGCCGGGCTGTCCTACACCGACCTGGTGGACCAGCAGACGTCCCTGGTCATCTGTAACGAGCCGACACCCGATCAGGGCAAGGGCTATCAGGCTGCCGAGCTGGGGGTGCCGCTACTCGACGACGAGACGTTCATGGGACTGCTGACCCACGTCGTCGGTGGCGCCGATATCGAGGAGTTCTGCGACACCCCCGCAGAGAGCGATCAGTACACGCTCTTCTGA
- a CDS encoding SHOCT domain-containing protein produces MDWGSTWDFLWHFLIIFAWIAYLLVLFQILTDLFWRDHKTSGWVKAVWVIFLIALPWLTALVYLIARGKGMSERAQAAALAAKQDTDNYIREAAGRSPAQEIADAKALLDAGTISQAEFDGLKAKALS; encoded by the coding sequence ATGGACTGGGGCTCGACGTGGGATTTCCTCTGGCATTTCCTGATCATCTTCGCCTGGATCGCCTACCTGCTGGTCCTGTTCCAGATCCTCACCGACCTGTTCTGGCGTGACCACAAGACCTCGGGCTGGGTCAAGGCCGTGTGGGTGATCTTCCTGATCGCGCTGCCGTGGCTGACCGCGCTGGTCTACCTGATCGCCCGCGGTAAGGGCATGTCCGAGCGGGCGCAGGCGGCGGCGCTGGCGGCCAAGCAGGATACGGACAACTACATCCGTGAGGCAGCGGGCCGGTCCCCGGCTCAGGAAATCGCCGACGCCAAGGCTTTGCTGGACGCAGGCACAATCAGCCAGGCCGAGTTCGACGGGCTGAAGGCCAAGGCGCTGAGCTAG